A genomic region of Gordonia crocea contains the following coding sequences:
- a CDS encoding MCE family protein, protein MIRREERSTAVRRTAAVIMVGALTLVVAGAAGQFLGWFKSTVPVTVVAPRAGLVMNPDAKVKLRGVEVGRVRSITAKDGHAVLDLAIAGDKLHDIPGNVRADIKSNTIFGAKAVTLVVPDDGASGVLKAGATIGADHVTVELNTVYQRLVDVLAQLQPDKLNAAIGAISTAFDDNGDAIGRGIDSLSKVLGKTNPHLDELTSLLRETATTMNLYAGAMPNMMRTVDNAVFLGNTLLDNRTNLDALLVSATGMANTGQSIIGPQKAKIIAMLNDSNPSMALLGYNAPGIACFIRTAAVGLEMGAPIFGLNDGLLKLNAGLLPGKDQYEYPEDLPWVRGAAPPTCENGLSNPRTKTKANFLVIDNAPRPYQPRTQPKLNTTKVFQLLFGAPPRG, encoded by the coding sequence ATGATTCGACGGGAAGAGCGCAGCACTGCGGTCCGCCGGACCGCGGCGGTCATCATGGTCGGGGCGCTGACACTGGTGGTCGCCGGCGCGGCCGGACAGTTCCTCGGCTGGTTCAAATCGACCGTGCCGGTCACGGTCGTCGCCCCGCGCGCCGGGCTGGTCATGAACCCCGACGCCAAGGTGAAGCTGCGCGGGGTGGAGGTCGGCCGCGTGCGGTCGATCACCGCGAAGGACGGCCACGCGGTCCTCGACCTGGCGATCGCGGGCGACAAGCTGCACGACATCCCCGGCAACGTTCGCGCGGATATCAAGTCCAACACCATCTTCGGCGCCAAGGCGGTGACCCTCGTCGTTCCCGACGACGGTGCCTCCGGCGTCCTCAAGGCCGGTGCCACGATCGGCGCCGACCACGTCACCGTCGAACTGAACACCGTCTACCAGCGGCTGGTGGACGTCCTGGCCCAGCTGCAGCCGGACAAGCTCAACGCCGCGATCGGTGCGATCAGCACCGCGTTCGACGACAACGGCGACGCCATCGGCCGCGGGATCGACAGCCTGTCGAAGGTGCTCGGCAAGACGAATCCGCACCTGGACGAACTCACCTCGCTGCTGCGCGAGACGGCCACGACGATGAACCTCTACGCCGGTGCGATGCCGAACATGATGCGCACCGTTGACAATGCGGTCTTCTTGGGCAACACGCTGCTGGACAACCGCACGAATCTCGACGCGTTGTTGGTCAGCGCGACCGGGATGGCCAACACCGGGCAGAGCATCATCGGGCCGCAGAAGGCCAAGATCATCGCGATGCTCAACGACTCGAACCCGTCGATGGCGCTGCTCGGCTACAACGCACCCGGCATCGCCTGCTTCATCCGCACCGCGGCGGTCGGCCTCGAGATGGGCGCGCCGATCTTCGGCCTGAACGACGGGTTGCTCAAGCTCAACGCCGGGTTGCTCCCCGGCAAGGACCAGTACGAGTACCCCGAAGACCTTCCGTGGGTCCGCGGTGCGGCACCGCCCACCTGTGAGAACGGTCTGTCCAACCCCCGTACCAAGACCAAGGCGAACTTCCTCGTGATCGACAACGCGCCGCGGCCGTACCAGCCGCGCACCCAGCCGAAACTGAACACGACCAAGGTCTTCCAACTGCTGTTCGGAGCGCCGCCCCGTGGATAA
- a CDS encoding MlaE family ABC transporter permease, whose protein sequence is MALQPATQFRRTRAALKRSGDGWARIGDQALFYWDAIVSIPRALRHYKKETLRLIAEISMGTGALAMIGGTVVVVGFLTLFTGGTIAVQGYSSLSNIGVEALTGFFSAFINVRIAVPVIAGIALAATIGAGATAQLGAMRVSEEIDALETMAIHSVPYLVSTRIIAGLVAIIPLYALASLASFLASRMATVFLYGQSPGVYDHYFNTFLIPSDILWSFAQAICMAIAVMMIHTYYGYTASGGPVGVGVAVGNAVRTSLVVVVVITLLTSLAIYGADGKFNLAG, encoded by the coding sequence GTGGCCCTACAGCCCGCAACCCAGTTCCGCCGGACCCGCGCCGCGCTCAAGCGCTCGGGCGACGGGTGGGCCCGCATCGGGGACCAGGCGCTGTTCTACTGGGATGCCATCGTGTCGATCCCGCGTGCGCTGCGCCACTACAAGAAGGAGACGCTGCGCCTGATCGCCGAGATCTCCATGGGGACCGGCGCGCTGGCGATGATCGGCGGCACCGTGGTCGTCGTCGGCTTCCTCACCCTGTTCACCGGCGGCACCATCGCCGTGCAGGGGTACAGCTCGCTGTCCAACATCGGCGTCGAGGCGCTGACCGGCTTCTTCTCGGCCTTCATCAACGTCCGCATCGCGGTGCCGGTCATCGCGGGTATCGCCCTGGCCGCAACGATCGGCGCGGGTGCGACCGCGCAACTCGGCGCGATGCGGGTCAGCGAGGAGATCGACGCCCTCGAGACGATGGCCATCCACTCGGTGCCCTACCTGGTCTCCACGCGGATCATCGCCGGGCTGGTCGCGATCATCCCGCTGTACGCGCTGGCGTCGCTGGCCTCCTTCTTGGCCAGCCGGATGGCGACGGTCTTCCTCTATGGGCAGTCACCGGGCGTCTACGACCACTACTTCAACACGTTCCTGATCCCGTCGGACATCCTCTGGTCCTTCGCGCAGGCGATCTGCATGGCCATCGCCGTGATGATGATCCACACCTACTACGGCTACACCGCCTCGGGCGGTCCGGTCGGGGTGGGCGTCGCGGTCGGCAACGCGGTCCGGACCTCGTTGGTCGTCGTCGTCGTGATCACCCTGCTCACCTCGCTCGCCATCTACGGCGCCGACGGCAAGTTCAACCTGGCGGGATAG
- a CDS encoding MlaE family ABC transporter permease, with product MLTKLASPFAAFGDFFALTTEASRELFRRPFQWRETVECSWAIARVSMVPTLLVAIPFTVLVSFTLNILLREIGAQDLSGAGAALGTITQIGPIVTVLIVAGAGATAICADLGARTIREEIDAMKVLGINPIHRLVVPRVIASTGVALLLNSLVCTIGIGGGFVFSVYLQDVNPGAFLANLTLLTGLGELMISMVKAALFGLFAGLVACYQGLNVSGGAKGVGDAVNETVVYSFMALFVVNIVVTAVGLTATGG from the coding sequence GTGCTCACAAAGCTCGCGTCGCCATTCGCCGCGTTCGGTGACTTCTTCGCGCTCACGACCGAGGCCTCCCGTGAACTCTTCCGCCGACCGTTTCAGTGGCGCGAGACCGTGGAATGCTCCTGGGCGATTGCGCGCGTCTCCATGGTCCCGACGCTGCTCGTCGCCATCCCGTTCACCGTCCTGGTGAGCTTCACCCTCAATATTCTGCTGCGCGAGATCGGCGCGCAGGACCTGTCGGGGGCCGGGGCGGCACTGGGCACCATCACTCAGATCGGCCCGATCGTCACCGTGCTGATCGTCGCCGGCGCGGGCGCCACGGCCATCTGCGCCGACCTCGGCGCCCGCACGATCCGCGAAGAGATCGACGCGATGAAGGTGCTCGGCATCAACCCGATCCACCGCCTCGTGGTGCCGCGCGTGATCGCCTCGACCGGGGTCGCGCTGCTGCTGAACAGCCTCGTCTGCACCATCGGCATCGGTGGCGGGTTCGTCTTCTCGGTTTACCTGCAGGACGTCAACCCGGGTGCCTTTCTCGCCAACCTGACCCTGCTCACCGGTCTCGGCGAGCTGATGATCTCGATGGTCAAGGCAGCCCTCTTCGGCCTGTTCGCCGGTCTCGTCGCCTGCTACCAGGGCCTGAACGTCTCCGGCGGCGCCAAGGGCGTCGGCGACGCGGTCAACGAGACGGTGGTCTATTCGTTCATGGCCCTGTTCGTCGTCAACATCGTCGTCACGGCGGTCGGTCTCACCGCGACGGGAGGATGA
- a CDS encoding 3-oxoacyl-ACP reductase, with product MSDSLRGRVAVVTGAGAGLGRAEAIGLARAGATVIVNDLASALSDSDVLDEIAAAGSRGVSVAGDISESATATEIMRTATEDLGGLHIVVNNAGVVRDTMLFNMTDEEWDLVQRVHLRGHFLLNRNAAAHWRAEAKAGDGTTYGRLINTSSEAGLLGPPGQANYAAAKAGITALTLSASRALGRYGVTANAICPRARTAMTADVFGDAPTDGVDPLSPEHVVELVTYLAGPSASSVNGQLFVVYGPQVTLMAAPEIAQVFRADGDGWGDEELDSALTSYFAARDSGIGFSSNALVN from the coding sequence GTGAGTGATTCGTTGCGCGGCCGCGTCGCGGTGGTGACCGGTGCCGGTGCCGGATTGGGCCGGGCCGAGGCCATCGGATTGGCCCGGGCCGGTGCGACGGTCATCGTCAACGACCTCGCCTCCGCCCTGTCTGACAGCGATGTGCTCGACGAGATCGCGGCCGCGGGTTCCCGCGGCGTCTCGGTGGCGGGCGACATCTCGGAGTCGGCGACGGCAACCGAGATCATGCGCACCGCCACCGAGGATCTCGGCGGCCTGCACATCGTCGTGAACAACGCCGGTGTCGTCCGAGACACCATGCTGTTCAACATGACTGACGAGGAATGGGACCTGGTGCAGCGCGTGCACCTGCGCGGTCACTTCTTGCTCAACCGCAATGCCGCCGCCCACTGGCGGGCCGAGGCCAAGGCGGGCGACGGCACGACCTACGGCCGTCTGATCAACACCTCCTCCGAGGCGGGACTGCTGGGTCCGCCCGGACAGGCCAACTACGCCGCCGCCAAGGCCGGCATCACCGCCCTGACCCTCTCCGCCTCCCGCGCCCTGGGGCGCTATGGTGTGACGGCCAACGCGATCTGCCCGAGGGCCCGCACGGCGATGACCGCCGACGTGTTCGGTGACGCTCCGACCGACGGCGTCGACCCGCTGTCGCCGGAGCACGTCGTCGAGCTGGTGACCTATCTGGCCGGTCCGTCGGCGTCCTCGGTGAACGGTCAACTCTTCGTCGTCTACGGCCCCCAGGTCACCCTGATGGCCGCACCGGAGATCGCCCAGGTATTCCGGGCCGACGGTGATGGATGGGGTGACGAGGAGCTTGATTCTGCGTTGACCAGCTACTTCGCGGCGCGCGACTCCGGGATCGGCTTTTCCAGTAACGCCTTGGTCAACTGA
- a CDS encoding ferredoxin: MKVTCDFDLCESNAICVGMAPDVFELDDDDYLVILQEDVPEDRAEEMRQVVASCPKSALSLHE, encoded by the coding sequence ATGAAAGTCACCTGCGACTTCGACCTGTGTGAATCCAACGCGATCTGCGTGGGGATGGCACCGGATGTCTTCGAGCTCGACGATGACGATTACCTGGTCATCCTGCAAGAAGATGTTCCCGAGGACCGCGCCGAGGAGATGCGCCAGGTCGTGGCCAGCTGCCCCAAGTCGGCGCTGAGCCTGCACGAATAA
- a CDS encoding acyl-CoA dehydrogenase family protein, with protein MRIAYSESQEALRRELRAYFDKLMTPERRAALSSSSGELGEGDAYRDVVRQMGADGWLALGWPEAYGGANRSMMDQLIFTDEAAIAGAPVPFLTINSVAPTIMAFGTDEQKQFFLPKIASGELHFSIGYSEPGAGTDLASLRTTAVEDGDEFVINGQKMWTSLIPYADYVWLACRTDPTASKHKGISMLIVPTTAEGFSYTTVHTMAGVDTSATYYQDVRVPTSSLVGERGGGWPLVTNQLNNERVALCSAAPIQNALRETTRWAQETKTPTGDRVIDAPWVRANLARVHAGVEFLKLINWKIASQAGSGEAPSPADASATKVYGTEFATDAYRLLMQVVGPAATLRQGSTGAHLLGRLERFQRSSLILTFGGGTNEIQRDIIAMLALGQPHQRR; from the coding sequence ATGCGCATCGCCTATTCCGAATCGCAGGAGGCGCTCCGCCGAGAACTGCGCGCCTACTTCGACAAATTGATGACCCCGGAGCGCCGCGCAGCGCTCAGCTCGTCGTCGGGCGAACTGGGCGAGGGGGATGCCTACCGCGACGTCGTCCGCCAGATGGGGGCCGACGGGTGGCTCGCGCTCGGATGGCCGGAGGCCTACGGCGGCGCCAACCGGTCGATGATGGACCAGCTGATCTTCACCGACGAGGCCGCGATCGCCGGGGCTCCCGTCCCGTTTCTGACCATCAACTCGGTCGCCCCGACGATCATGGCCTTCGGCACCGACGAGCAGAAGCAGTTCTTCCTGCCCAAGATCGCCTCGGGCGAGCTGCACTTCTCGATCGGCTACTCCGAACCCGGCGCCGGCACCGACCTCGCATCGCTGCGCACGACCGCCGTCGAGGACGGCGACGAGTTCGTCATCAACGGCCAGAAGATGTGGACCAGCCTCATCCCCTACGCCGACTACGTGTGGCTGGCCTGCCGCACCGACCCGACGGCCTCGAAGCACAAGGGCATCTCGATGCTGATCGTGCCGACCACCGCCGAGGGCTTCTCCTATACGACAGTGCACACGATGGCCGGGGTGGACACCTCGGCCACCTACTACCAAGACGTCCGCGTGCCGACCTCGTCGCTGGTCGGCGAGCGCGGCGGGGGCTGGCCGCTGGTGACCAACCAGCTCAACAACGAGCGGGTGGCGCTGTGCAGCGCCGCCCCCATCCAGAACGCGCTGCGCGAGACCACCCGCTGGGCCCAGGAGACCAAGACGCCCACCGGCGACCGCGTCATCGACGCCCCGTGGGTGCGCGCCAACCTGGCCCGGGTGCACGCCGGGGTCGAGTTCCTCAAACTCATCAACTGGAAGATCGCCTCGCAGGCCGGTTCCGGCGAGGCGCCCAGCCCCGCCGACGCGTCCGCCACCAAGGTCTACGGCACCGAGTTCGCCACCGACGCCTACCGCCTGCTCATGCAGGTCGTCGGCCCGGCGGCCACCCTGCGCCAGGGCTCGACCGGGGCACACCTGTTGGGCCGCCTGGAACGGTTCCAGCGCTCGTCGCTGATCCTCACCTTCGGCGGCGGCACCAACGAGATCCAGCGCGACATCATCGCCATGCTCGCCCTCGGCCAGCCGCACCAGCGGCGATAG
- a CDS encoding acyl-CoA dehydrogenase family protein, translated as MDFTTDETTGELLALVRDITAKLSTTERVAELEAQGAPLDAALWRELGNAGLIGLELPEGLADVGGGRTTVDTVTVATQLGRALGVVPYASTAIAVLPTLAQWSAPARDGWVARVAAGEAVIAVAVDEDAVYDPYSPALRLGAGEPATSTPADGVLNGTKVNVAFATAADALLVTADGSGGPVAALVAADAPGLSVIPTPSTGLLPTAQVDFTDVAVPAENIVAAGTGAVAALVDRLTLAACAEQCGILDEALRLTAAYAADREQFDRKIGSFQAVAQRLADGYIDVQGLVLTTTQAAWQLAEGLDAASAIDTAKFWAGQAGHRVAHTAVHVHGGVGLDTSHPTHRYFLRAKHNEFALAAEPAVLARLGDRLAGEPA; from the coding sequence GTGGACTTCACCACCGACGAGACGACCGGCGAACTCCTCGCCCTCGTCCGCGACATCACCGCCAAGCTCTCCACCACGGAACGCGTCGCCGAACTCGAGGCGCAGGGCGCCCCGCTCGACGCCGCGCTCTGGCGGGAGTTGGGCAATGCCGGGCTGATCGGCCTCGAACTGCCCGAGGGCCTCGCCGACGTGGGCGGCGGCCGCACCACCGTCGACACGGTGACCGTCGCGACCCAACTCGGCCGCGCCCTGGGCGTCGTGCCCTACGCCAGCACCGCCATCGCCGTGCTGCCCACGTTGGCACAGTGGTCGGCGCCGGCCCGCGACGGCTGGGTGGCCCGCGTGGCCGCCGGCGAGGCGGTCATCGCCGTCGCCGTCGACGAGGACGCCGTATACGACCCCTACTCCCCCGCGCTGCGACTCGGCGCCGGCGAGCCGGCCACATCGACACCGGCCGACGGGGTGCTGAATGGGACGAAGGTGAACGTGGCCTTCGCCACCGCCGCCGACGCCCTGCTGGTGACCGCCGACGGGTCCGGCGGCCCGGTCGCGGCCCTGGTCGCCGCCGATGCGCCCGGGCTGAGCGTCATCCCGACCCCGTCGACCGGCCTGCTCCCCACCGCGCAGGTGGACTTCACCGACGTCGCCGTACCCGCCGAGAACATCGTCGCGGCCGGGACCGGCGCGGTCGCGGCCCTGGTCGACCGGCTCACCCTGGCGGCCTGCGCCGAACAGTGCGGGATCCTCGACGAGGCGTTGCGCCTCACCGCCGCCTACGCCGCCGACCGCGAGCAGTTCGACCGCAAGATCGGGTCCTTCCAAGCGGTGGCCCAGCGCCTCGCCGACGGCTACATCGACGTCCAGGGACTGGTGCTGACCACCACCCAGGCGGCGTGGCAGCTGGCCGAGGGCCTCGACGCCGCCTCCGCCATCGACACCGCCAAGTTCTGGGCCGGACAGGCCGGGCACCGCGTCGCCCACACCGCGGTCCACGTGCACGGCGGCGTCGGCCTGGACACCTCGCACCCGACGCACCGGTACTTCTTGCGCGCCAAGCACAACGAGTTCGCCCTCGCGGCGGAACCGGCCGTGCTGGCCCGCCTCGGCGACCGCCTCGCCGGCGAACCCGCCTGA